A genomic window from Chaetodon auriga isolate fChaAug3 chromosome 13, fChaAug3.hap1, whole genome shotgun sequence includes:
- the il1rl2 gene encoding interleukin-1 receptor-like 1 isoform X1: MKRNLSFPQTRTMAAARWVFWLVAALSLAFTVAHNHSGTIETYHVSVGHLFVLRCHIADAHTIVTWSRGGRHNLSLPTGVEVRDGLLLFLPVQMSHDGSYTCERRDETGLRMEFLVSVSSGECPEPSETRYITEDSNYGLPCKQREIFRLNDTGNIRWMKNCHQVERQGAPISVEENGFMRLPAASEGDAGKYTCLVDISLDGRTYTTACSIQLSIKKKHPNTVFMEPEIVFPQQDVVTVEVGTRVELKCLAYMGFSEDTETSMYWTIDSTFSDDYKELSDSWKYTHDRDKVYGLSILSISKVSRQFLNVPIRCHIMSPADGKVGVVWLQEADHSAFHTSVALCLTASLTTLALVAAFHLFKVDLVLVYRKLLRPFSKQRPADGKLYDAYVSFLHPSTLSSAETASFALQILPEELENQHGYSLYIRGRDDCPGEAVHDVVSATLRQCRRLIIILSPEEKFSTHGKQEEELLCANENQLYYERQIGLYDALTQNDPRVILVEIGGPVDYSCLPETLRYIKKKQGSLEWNKPCCGTHRLTKLCFNRNFWKNLRYHMPSVPAGRLQTIA; this comes from the exons ATGAAACGTAACCTGTCTTTCCCACAGACGAGGACTATGGCAGCGGCACGCTGGGTCTTCTGGCTGgttgctgctctgtctctggcATTCACAGTGGCACACA ACCACAGTGGGACGATAGAGACCTACCACGTGAGCGTTGGCCACCTTTTTGTCTTGAGGTGCCACATAGCTGATGCTCACACCATTGTGACCTGGAGCAGAGGCGGGAGGCACAACCTGAGCCTGCCCACTGGAGTGGAGGTCAGGGATGGGTTACTGTTGTTTCTACCTGTGCAGATGTCTCATGATGGATCCTACACCTGTGAGAGAAG GGATGAGACTGGACTGAGGATGGAGTTTTTGGTGTCAGTGTCCAGTGGAGAGTGTCCTGAGCCATCTGAAACCAGATACATCACAGAGGACAGCAATTATGGTCTCCCTTGCAAACAGCGCGAGATCTTCAGACTGAATGACACAGGGAACATACGATGGATGAAG AACTGCCACCAAGTGGAGCGGCAAGGGGCGCCCATCTCTGTGGAGGAGAACGGTTTCATGAGACTGCCTGCGGCTTCAGAGGGGGATGCTGGGAAATACACCTGCCTAGTGGACATTAGCTTAGACGGCAGGACGTACACCACGGCATGCAGCATCCAGCTGAGTATTAAAAAAA AGCATCCAAACACAGTTTTTATGGAGCCTGAGATCGTGTTCCCTCAACAGGACGTGGTCACTGTTGAAGTGG GTACGAGAGTGGAGCTGAAGTGTTTGGCCTACATGGGCTTCAGTGAGGACACTGAGACTTCGATGTATTGGACTATTGACTCGACCTTCTCTGACGACTACAAGGAACTCAGCGATTCCTGGAAATA TACTCATGACAGAGACAAGGTGTATGGCCTGTCCATTCTGTCCATCTCTAAAGTTAGTCGTCAGTTCCTGAATGTCCCCATTCGTTGCCATATAATGAGCCCAGCTGATGGGAAAGTTGGGGTGGTGTGGCTTCAAGAAG ctgaCCATAGTGCTTTCCACACCAGTGTTGCTCTCTGCCTCACTGCCTCCCTGACTACTTTGGCCCTGGTTGCTGCCTTCCACTTATTTAAAGTAGATCTGGTGTTGGTTTACAGGAAACTACTGCGCCCCTTTTCCAAACAACGAC CTGCAGATGGGAAGCTCTATGATGCCTACGTGAGCTTCCTCCATCCCAGCACTTTGAGCTCAGCTGAGACTGCAAGCTTTGCCCTGCAGATCCTGCCTGAGGAGCTGGAGAACCAACATGGTTACTCCCTGTACATCAGAGGACGGGACGACTGCCCTGGAGAAG CGGTGCATGATGTCGTTTCTGCAACACTACGTCAATGCCGCAGGCTAATAATCATCCTGTCACCTGAGGAAAAATTTTCTACTCAtggaaaacaagaagaagagctCTTATGCGCCAATGAAAATCAGCTGTACTATGAGCGGCAAATCGGCCTTTATGACGCGTTGACTCAGAACGACCCCCGGGTGATTCTTGTGGAAATCG GTGGTCCGGTGGATTACAGCTGCCTGCCAGAGACTTTGCGGTATATCAAGAAGAAACAAGGATCACTGGAGTGGAACAAACCCTGCTGtggcacacacagactcaccaAACTGTGTTTTAACAGAAACTTCTGGAAAAACCTGAGGTACCACATGCCCTCAGTGCCTGCAGGGCGGCTCCAGACTATTGCATAA
- the il1rl2 gene encoding interleukin-1 receptor-like 2 isoform X2, producing the protein MAAARWVFWLVAALSLAFTVAHNHSGTIETYHVSVGHLFVLRCHIADAHTIVTWSRGGRHNLSLPTGVEVRDGLLLFLPVQMSHDGSYTCERRDETGLRMEFLVSVSSGECPEPSETRYITEDSNYGLPCKQREIFRLNDTGNIRWMKNCHQVERQGAPISVEENGFMRLPAASEGDAGKYTCLVDISLDGRTYTTACSIQLSIKKKHPNTVFMEPEIVFPQQDVVTVEVGTRVELKCLAYMGFSEDTETSMYWTIDSTFSDDYKELSDSWKYTHDRDKVYGLSILSISKVSRQFLNVPIRCHIMSPADGKVGVVWLQEADHSAFHTSVALCLTASLTTLALVAAFHLFKVDLVLVYRKLLRPFSKQRPADGKLYDAYVSFLHPSTLSSAETASFALQILPEELENQHGYSLYIRGRDDCPGEAVHDVVSATLRQCRRLIIILSPEEKFSTHGKQEEELLCANENQLYYERQIGLYDALTQNDPRVILVEIGGPVDYSCLPETLRYIKKKQGSLEWNKPCCGTHRLTKLCFNRNFWKNLRYHMPSVPAGRLQTIA; encoded by the exons ATGGCAGCGGCACGCTGGGTCTTCTGGCTGgttgctgctctgtctctggcATTCACAGTGGCACACA ACCACAGTGGGACGATAGAGACCTACCACGTGAGCGTTGGCCACCTTTTTGTCTTGAGGTGCCACATAGCTGATGCTCACACCATTGTGACCTGGAGCAGAGGCGGGAGGCACAACCTGAGCCTGCCCACTGGAGTGGAGGTCAGGGATGGGTTACTGTTGTTTCTACCTGTGCAGATGTCTCATGATGGATCCTACACCTGTGAGAGAAG GGATGAGACTGGACTGAGGATGGAGTTTTTGGTGTCAGTGTCCAGTGGAGAGTGTCCTGAGCCATCTGAAACCAGATACATCACAGAGGACAGCAATTATGGTCTCCCTTGCAAACAGCGCGAGATCTTCAGACTGAATGACACAGGGAACATACGATGGATGAAG AACTGCCACCAAGTGGAGCGGCAAGGGGCGCCCATCTCTGTGGAGGAGAACGGTTTCATGAGACTGCCTGCGGCTTCAGAGGGGGATGCTGGGAAATACACCTGCCTAGTGGACATTAGCTTAGACGGCAGGACGTACACCACGGCATGCAGCATCCAGCTGAGTATTAAAAAAA AGCATCCAAACACAGTTTTTATGGAGCCTGAGATCGTGTTCCCTCAACAGGACGTGGTCACTGTTGAAGTGG GTACGAGAGTGGAGCTGAAGTGTTTGGCCTACATGGGCTTCAGTGAGGACACTGAGACTTCGATGTATTGGACTATTGACTCGACCTTCTCTGACGACTACAAGGAACTCAGCGATTCCTGGAAATA TACTCATGACAGAGACAAGGTGTATGGCCTGTCCATTCTGTCCATCTCTAAAGTTAGTCGTCAGTTCCTGAATGTCCCCATTCGTTGCCATATAATGAGCCCAGCTGATGGGAAAGTTGGGGTGGTGTGGCTTCAAGAAG ctgaCCATAGTGCTTTCCACACCAGTGTTGCTCTCTGCCTCACTGCCTCCCTGACTACTTTGGCCCTGGTTGCTGCCTTCCACTTATTTAAAGTAGATCTGGTGTTGGTTTACAGGAAACTACTGCGCCCCTTTTCCAAACAACGAC CTGCAGATGGGAAGCTCTATGATGCCTACGTGAGCTTCCTCCATCCCAGCACTTTGAGCTCAGCTGAGACTGCAAGCTTTGCCCTGCAGATCCTGCCTGAGGAGCTGGAGAACCAACATGGTTACTCCCTGTACATCAGAGGACGGGACGACTGCCCTGGAGAAG CGGTGCATGATGTCGTTTCTGCAACACTACGTCAATGCCGCAGGCTAATAATCATCCTGTCACCTGAGGAAAAATTTTCTACTCAtggaaaacaagaagaagagctCTTATGCGCCAATGAAAATCAGCTGTACTATGAGCGGCAAATCGGCCTTTATGACGCGTTGACTCAGAACGACCCCCGGGTGATTCTTGTGGAAATCG GTGGTCCGGTGGATTACAGCTGCCTGCCAGAGACTTTGCGGTATATCAAGAAGAAACAAGGATCACTGGAGTGGAACAAACCCTGCTGtggcacacacagactcaccaAACTGTGTTTTAACAGAAACTTCTGGAAAAACCTGAGGTACCACATGCCCTCAGTGCCTGCAGGGCGGCTCCAGACTATTGCATAA